In Liquorilactobacillus hordei DSM 19519, the following proteins share a genomic window:
- the infB gene encoding translation initiation factor IF-2: MGKKRIYELAKELNVSSKVVIETARKKGFAVNNHMSTIGDNEERQVKEALKQTTDKVSTAKKPAVNESKNSKISNEPKRSQRNNNSKEAGPIQNKTTNHNNKVQHSNNKAQQSNRPQGNSTQNNRNQTTSNQQSSNANSSARKSNPRFENKSNNNTRSNNFGQNRFNQNSNSQNKFSNKKKRRNRKNSRYQESKKPAVPPRKDRPLPETLVYTVGMNVADIAKKIHREPAEIIKKLFMMGVMVNQNQSLDKDTIEVLADDYGMKAEEKVEVDVADIDKFFEDEQGNTKHLEARPPVVTIMGHVDHGKTTLLDKLRHTHVTDGEAGGITQHIGAYQVKHDGKTITFLDTPGHAAFTNMRARGADITDITVLVVAADDGVMPQTIEAINHAKAAEVPIIVAVNKIDKPGANPNHVMEQLTEYELIPEDWGGETIFVELSAKFGKNLDELLDMILLQAEVLELRANPKQHGAGSVIEARLDKGKGTVASLLVQQGTLHVGDPIVVGNTFGRVRTMINDKGQQIAKALPATPVEITGLNEVPDSGDRFIVFSDEKTARAAGEERAKRALLKEHSNIQHVTLDNLFDSLKEGELKEVNVIIKADVQGSVEALAGSLQKIEVEGVRVNIIHQAAGAINESDVTLAEASNAIIVGFNVRPTPQAKSQAESDSVDIRLHRVIYQAIDEIETAMKGMLEPVFEEKIIGQVEIRETYKVSKVGTIGGGYVTDGYIQRDSGVRVIRDGIVIYEGKLASLKRFKDDVKQVKQGFECGIMIEKYNDIKIGDQIEAFVMEEVPVE; the protein is encoded by the coding sequence ATGGGAAAAAAGCGAATTTATGAGTTAGCAAAGGAATTGAATGTCAGTAGCAAAGTTGTAATTGAAACGGCTAGGAAAAAAGGCTTTGCCGTTAATAATCACATGTCGACCATTGGAGACAATGAAGAACGTCAGGTGAAAGAGGCACTTAAACAAACTACAGACAAGGTAAGTACTGCAAAAAAACCTGCAGTAAATGAATCGAAAAATTCGAAAATTTCAAATGAACCAAAACGTTCTCAAAGAAATAATAATAGTAAAGAGGCCGGACCAATTCAAAATAAAACAACTAACCACAATAATAAAGTTCAGCATAGTAATAATAAAGCTCAACAAAGTAACAGACCACAAGGAAATAGTACTCAAAATAATAGGAACCAAACAACAAGTAACCAGCAAAGCTCAAACGCAAACAGTTCTGCTAGAAAAAGCAACCCACGTTTTGAAAATAAATCTAATAATAATACGCGTTCTAATAATTTTGGACAAAATAGATTCAACCAAAATTCTAATTCGCAAAATAAATTTAGTAATAAGAAAAAACGTAGAAATAGAAAGAATAGTCGCTATCAAGAGAGTAAGAAACCAGCTGTTCCACCACGTAAGGACAGGCCGTTACCAGAAACCCTTGTGTATACAGTAGGGATGAATGTCGCCGATATAGCTAAGAAGATTCACCGTGAACCAGCAGAAATTATCAAGAAATTGTTCATGATGGGTGTAATGGTTAATCAGAATCAATCTTTGGACAAGGATACAATTGAAGTCTTGGCTGATGATTACGGTATGAAAGCAGAAGAAAAAGTTGAAGTTGATGTTGCTGATATTGATAAGTTCTTTGAAGATGAGCAAGGAAACACAAAGCATCTTGAAGCGCGTCCTCCTGTTGTAACAATTATGGGTCATGTTGACCATGGTAAGACAACATTGCTTGATAAATTGCGCCACACGCATGTTACTGATGGTGAAGCTGGCGGGATTACACAGCATATTGGTGCTTACCAGGTCAAACATGATGGCAAGACAATTACGTTCTTAGATACTCCGGGACATGCAGCGTTTACTAACATGCGCGCACGTGGAGCAGATATTACTGATATTACGGTACTTGTTGTTGCTGCAGATGATGGTGTAATGCCACAAACAATTGAGGCGATTAACCATGCTAAAGCTGCAGAAGTTCCAATTATTGTTGCCGTTAATAAGATTGATAAGCCAGGTGCAAATCCAAATCATGTAATGGAACAATTAACTGAATATGAACTTATCCCTGAAGATTGGGGTGGGGAAACAATTTTTGTTGAATTATCAGCAAAATTTGGTAAGAATCTTGATGAATTATTGGATATGATTTTATTGCAAGCTGAAGTTCTTGAGTTGCGTGCAAATCCTAAGCAACATGGGGCTGGTTCTGTTATTGAAGCTCGTTTGGATAAGGGAAAAGGAACGGTTGCTTCATTATTGGTTCAACAAGGAACGTTGCATGTTGGTGATCCAATTGTTGTTGGAAATACTTTTGGCCGTGTTCGTACAATGATTAACGACAAGGGACAACAGATTGCAAAAGCTTTACCAGCTACTCCAGTTGAAATTACAGGGTTAAATGAAGTTCCAGATTCAGGTGACCGCTTCATTGTCTTTAGTGATGAGAAAACTGCACGTGCTGCGGGTGAAGAACGTGCCAAGCGTGCATTATTGAAAGAGCACAGTAATATTCAGCATGTTACATTGGATAACTTATTTGATTCACTTAAGGAAGGTGAATTGAAAGAGGTTAATGTTATTATTAAAGCTGATGTTCAGGGTTCTGTTGAGGCACTTGCTGGTAGTTTGCAGAAGATTGAAGTTGAAGGAGTTCGAGTTAATATCATTCACCAGGCAGCTGGTGCTATCAATGAAAGTGATGTAACTCTTGCTGAGGCATCAAATGCTATTATCGTAGGATTCAATGTTCGTCCAACGCCACAGGCTAAGTCACAAGCTGAAAGTGACAGTGTTGATATTCGTTTGCATCGTGTTATTTATCAGGCAATTGATGAAATCGAAACAGCTATGAAGGGAATGCTTGAACCAGTCTTTGAAGAAAAGATTATTGGTCAGGTTGAAATTCGTGAGACATACAAAGTTTCTAAGGTTGGAACAATCGGTGGTGGTTA
- a CDS encoding L7Ae/L30e/S12e/Gadd45 family ribosomal protein, which yields MLDKKQRVLQMLGLARRAGKLTTGEEGVLKKIRTQNTQIVFVASDGSERTKKKFVDKCKSYQVDINCDFTHQELSLAIGANRTVLAIDDLGFSKKIMMLLS from the coding sequence ATGCTCGATAAAAAACAAAGGGTCCTACAGATGCTTGGACTTGCTAGAAGAGCTGGTAAGTTAACTACTGGTGAAGAGGGTGTTCTTAAGAAAATTAGGACACAAAATACACAAATTGTTTTTGTTGCCAGCGATGGTTCAGAAAGAACTAAAAAGAAGTTTGTAGACAAGTGTAAAAGCTATCAAGTTGATATTAATTGTGATTTTACGCATCAAGAACTTAGTTTAGCAATTGGAGCAAATAGAACTGTGCTTGCAATTGATGATTTAGGTTTTAGTAAGAAAATTATGATGCTGTTGAGTTGA
- the rnpM gene encoding RNase P modulator RnpM — protein sequence MVKQRKIPMRKDIVLGEMKPKKELVRIVKNKEGEVSIDPTGKKPGRGAYISLEVAVAKKAKEEHTFNKAFGVKVPDEFYDELVAFVDHQAARRELFGDAR from the coding sequence ATGGTAAAGCAACGCAAAATACCTATGCGTAAGGATATTGTTCTGGGGGAAATGAAACCCAAAAAAGAACTCGTACGAATTGTGAAAAATAAGGAGGGCGAGGTTAGTATTGATCCCACTGGTAAGAAACCAGGACGTGGAGCATATATCTCACTAGAGGTTGCGGTAGCCAAAAAAGCAAAGGAAGAACATACATTTAATAAGGCTTTCGGGGTAAAAGTTCCCGACGAGTTTTATGATGAATTAGTCGCGTTTGTTGATCATCAAGCAGCACGCAGGGAGCTTTTTGGCGATGCTCGATAA
- the nusA gene encoding transcription termination factor NusA, giving the protein MSKELLNALDALEVEKGIKKDVVLEALEAALVSAYKRNYGQAQNVEVEFNKTRGDIHIFAVKEVVSEVFDSRLEVSLEEATQINRAYEIGDTIRFEVTPKNFGRIAAQTAKQVIMQRVREAERGIVYDEYIQYENEIVTGEVERHDHRYVYVNLGKVEAVLSHQDQIPGEEYKSHDRIKVYIYKVENTSKGPQVFVSRSHPDLLKRLFEQEIPEIFDGTVEIISIAREAGDRAKVAVRSHTDGVDPVGTCVGPRGERIQTIVNELKGENMDVVEWRDNPAEFISNALNPAEVIDVQFNPENERACTVIVPDNQLSLAIGKRGQNARLAAKLTGFKIDIKSESEFAKISDASDNTITNTDED; this is encoded by the coding sequence ATGAGTAAGGAATTACTAAATGCATTAGATGCATTGGAAGTCGAGAAGGGAATCAAGAAAGATGTTGTTTTAGAAGCACTTGAAGCAGCTCTTGTTTCGGCTTATAAGCGTAACTATGGACAAGCACAAAATGTTGAAGTTGAGTTCAACAAAACACGTGGCGATATTCACATTTTTGCAGTTAAAGAAGTTGTTTCTGAGGTCTTTGATTCACGACTTGAGGTGAGTCTTGAGGAAGCAACTCAAATTAATCGTGCATATGAAATTGGCGATACAATTAGATTTGAAGTAACACCTAAAAATTTCGGACGAATTGCTGCACAAACTGCTAAACAGGTTATTATGCAGCGTGTACGAGAAGCAGAACGCGGAATTGTTTACGACGAATATATTCAGTATGAAAATGAGATCGTAACCGGTGAAGTTGAGCGCCATGATCATCGCTATGTCTATGTGAACCTTGGTAAAGTCGAAGCCGTATTATCTCATCAAGATCAGATTCCTGGTGAAGAATATAAGTCACACGATCGTATTAAAGTATATATTTATAAAGTTGAGAATACTTCAAAGGGACCTCAAGTTTTTGTGAGCCGTTCCCATCCAGATTTGTTAAAGAGATTGTTTGAACAGGAGATTCCTGAGATTTTTGATGGAACTGTTGAAATTATTTCGATTGCACGTGAAGCTGGAGATCGTGCTAAGGTTGCTGTACGTTCACATACTGATGGCGTTGATCCGGTTGGTACATGTGTTGGTCCACGCGGTGAGAGAATTCAAACAATTGTTAATGAACTTAAAGGTGAAAATATGGATGTTGTTGAGTGGCGTGATAATCCTGCTGAGTTTATTAGTAATGCACTTAACCCTGCTGAAGTTATTGATGTGCAGTTCAATCCTGAGAACGAACGTGCTTGTACTGTGATTGTGCCGGATAATCAGTTGTCTCTTGCAATTGGTAAAAGAGGACAGAATGCACGTTTAGCAGCTAAATTAACAGGCTTCAAAATAGATATCAAATCTGAATCAGAATTTGCAAAAATTTCTGATGCTTCAGATAATACAATCACTAATACTGACGAAGATTAA
- the rimP gene encoding ribosome maturation factor RimP translates to MSTVVETVTELVTPILDAGNFELVDIEFVKEGKNWYLRVFVDKDKGINIEECALISDKLSEKLDECDPDPIEQAYYLEVSSPGAERPLKKESDYERALDKYIHVSLYQQLAGSKIFEGVLTELTESYLKLEYMDKARRREIQIPRDKIAKARLAVKF, encoded by the coding sequence GTGAGTACTGTAGTTGAAACAGTGACTGAATTGGTCACACCAATTTTGGATGCTGGCAATTTCGAATTGGTAGATATTGAATTTGTTAAAGAGGGAAAAAATTGGTATCTAAGAGTCTTTGTTGATAAAGATAAAGGTATTAATATCGAAGAATGTGCATTGATAAGTGATAAGTTAAGTGAAAAATTGGATGAATGTGATCCAGATCCTATTGAACAGGCTTATTATCTTGAAGTTTCTTCACCAGGTGCGGAAAGACCGTTAAAAAAGGAAAGCGATTATGAGCGGGCATTAGATAAATATATCCATGTTTCGCTTTATCAGCAACTCGCAGGGTCAAAGATCTTTGAAGGTGTACTGACTGAGCTGACAGAGAGTTATTTGAAACTCGAATATATGGATAAAGCGCGACGAAGAGAGATTCAGATACCGCGTGATAAAATTGCAAAAGCAAGATTAGCTGTTAAATTTTAG